Proteins encoded together in one Lathamus discolor isolate bLatDis1 chromosome 3, bLatDis1.hap1, whole genome shotgun sequence window:
- the ADIPOQ gene encoding adiponectin, with the protein MMRGFLLCSLLLLAPHYTEVAAQESEPEPKTPCANWMGGAPGYPGHNGLPGRDGKDGKDGLKGEKGEEGMQGPKGDPGEAGIPGKEGPRGFPGYPGQKGDKGEGAFIYRSAFSVGLTDRAPHPNVPIRFTKIYYNEQKHYDASTGKFFCTIPGTYYFTYHLTVYLTDVKVSLYKKDRAVMFTYDQFQKNNVDQASGSILLHLSSGDEVWLQVYGEGDNNGIYADNVNDSTFMGFLLYPDMDGR; encoded by the exons ATGATGAGGGGCTTCCTCCtttgctcactgctgctgctggccccaCATTACACAGAGGtggctgcccaggaaagtgaGCCAGAACCCAAAACTCCATGTGCCAACTGGATGGGAGGAGCACCTGGCTACCCTGGCCACAACGGGCTCCCCGGCCGGGACGGGAAAGACGGAAAAGACGGGttaaagggagagaaaggagaggaag GTATGCAAGGTCCCAAAGGTGACCCAGGTGAAGCAGGAATCCCAGGGAaggaagggccacgaggattcCCTGGGTACCCAGGGCAGAAGGGGGACAAGGGAGAAGGTGCCTTCATCTACCGCTCTGCCTTCAGCGTGGGGCTGACGGACCGAGCCCCCCACCCCAATGTCCCCATCCGCTTCACCAAGATCTACTACAATGAGCAGAAGCACTATGATGCCTCCACCGGCAAGTTCttctgcaccatccctggcacgTACTACTTCACCTACCACCTGACAGTCTACCTGACGGATGTCAAGGTCAGCCTCTACAAGAAGGACAGGGCGGTGATGTTCACCTACGACCAGTTCCAGAAGAACAACGTTGACCAAGCGAGCGGCTCCATCTTGCTTCACCTCAGCTCTGGGGATGAGGTCTGGCTTCAGGTGTACGGGGAAGGGGACAACAACGGCATCTACGCCGACAACGTCAACGATTCCACTTTCATGGGCTTCCTCCTGTACCCAGATATGGATGGCCGCTAA